The nucleotide sequence AGCGTCAGCCCCGACGACACCGTGGAAAAAGCCGCCGTGCTCATGCTGCGCCACAACGTCGGCGGCATGCCCGTGGTCGACGCCAAGGGCCTGGTCGTCGGCGTCATCACCGACAGCGACATCTTCAAGGTCCTCGTCAGCATCACCGGCGTGTTAAGCGGCGGCCTCCAGTTCGCCTTCGAACTGCCCAACGTCGCCGGCAGCCTCAAGTCCATCCTCGACGACCTCAAGGCCCACGATGTGCGCATCTTAAGCATCCTCACTAATTACGACGACGACGCCCCGGAAACCCGCAAGGTCTACATCCGCGTGCGCCCCATGGACGACGCCAAGGCCCAGGATGTGGTCGCCCGCCTCAAGGCCAACCACAACCTGCTCTACTGGGCCAAGGACGTCATGTAAGCCCCACGACTTCCAGCCTGAGCCAGCCGGTCCCGCCGCCGTCGCCCCATGGTTGACGGCGGCGGGATCATGCTTATTGTGCCCATGGGTCCCGGCAACCGCCGGACCACGCCGCCAAGGAGCGCCACCACATGCTTGAAGACCGCTATTGCCCCCACTGCCAAGCCAAACTCCAATCCTGGATCGGACCGCCGGAATCCGGCTGGGGCGAAATACTCGTGTGCAACAACAACGAATGCACGTTTTTCCGCAATTCCAATTGCGATATCCGCAACAAAGACGAGGACAACAGCCTCGGCTGCCGCTACGCCGAAGACCCGGACAACGGCTACCAGTCCTTCAATCTGCTGGCCTGGTACAAGTTCTAAGCCGACCGCCGGCCCGGCCGGCGGTCCCCCTCCCCCGCCCCAGGTGAACACTCTTTCATGATTCGGCCTTTCCCCTTGCGCGCCGCGCCGGCTTGCGGCTATCCTGCCCCATCGACGCGGCCGACACGGCCAGCCACGGATATACCCAGATCATGAGCCGCATAGCCATCACCAACCGCCACGGCGTCCTTTGGGCCCGCTCCGACGGGCCGCTGGGCAACCCCGCCGCCCTGGGACTCGAAACCGCCGTCCTCGAAGCCGCCACCATCGGCCGCTACGCCGTCAGCGTCCTGGACCTGACCCAGACGCCCAGCATCGACAGCAGCGGCGTCGGCGCGCTGGTGCGGCTGCAAACCGCCCTGGCCACCAAAGGCCGCCGCCTCATCCTGGCCAACCCCTGCCCCGCCGTGGCCGACGAACTGCGGCTGCGCGACCTGCACGCCTTTTTTCAGATCGCCTACGACCTGCACCCCGACATGGACCAGGAAGAACTGCTCCTGGCCAGCGACCTATAAAGGCGAAGAGTGCCTCCGGCGGCCAAAGGGGCTGAGCCCCTTTGGAAACCCCACATGGCGCTCCCGCTCTTCTCTCGGGCCTGCCGCCCGCCGACATCCCTCTCAACCGGTTGACCATCCCCCTATCCAGGGGTCCGGGGGGCTGAGCCCCCCGGCCGCCGGAGGCACTCTTCGCCTTCCCTTCACCTATCCTCCACCTTCCCTCCCCGCTTCAACCTTACCCTTACCCCAACGCCGCATCCGCGCCCTTGGGGTCGCTTTGGCGCACGGCGTCGGCCAGGGTCGTCAGGCGCTCCTCGATCTCTTCGAGCGGCGGCGGCGTGGGCAGGTGGGGCACGCCGAAGGTGGCGGGATCGAGGGGTTTGTAGGCGAGGTCGTCGTTTAAGCTGCACAGGTCGCCGACGCAGCCGCAGGCGCTTTCCTGGTCCA is from Solidesulfovibrio magneticus RS-1 and encodes:
- a CDS encoding CBS and ACT domain-containing protein gives rise to the protein MLIKDWMSKTPVTAKATTSIMKAAKLMKENGYGRLPVVDDDGRLVGIITDRDVKEASPSKATTLDMHELYYLLSEIKVGDIMTKTVISVSPDDTVEKAAVLMLRHNVGGMPVVDAKGLVVGVITDSDIFKVLVSITGVLSGGLQFAFELPNVAGSLKSILDDLKAHDVRILSILTNYDDDAPETRKVYIRVRPMDDAKAQDVVARLKANHNLLYWAKDVM
- a CDS encoding STAS domain-containing protein, whose amino-acid sequence is MRLSCPIDAADTASHGYTQIMSRIAITNRHGVLWARSDGPLGNPAALGLETAVLEAATIGRYAVSVLDLTQTPSIDSSGVGALVRLQTALATKGRRLILANPCPAVADELRLRDLHAFFQIAYDLHPDMDQEELLLASDL